Proteins from one Kineosporiaceae bacterium genomic window:
- a CDS encoding OmpA family protein, which produces MNPVRRSRSRAVVVLGLAATLTGALSACGTSDPVQFGAAQPVGATATNGAVGGSASSPAGGSAPSGTSALISGDIDEETAARIATAFPAFPPVVIPDVTALTGASKKFTSALATLTTPTSGVTVSGARCDTTGKVVNRGSLTEINNGDGSGTFRDGSLEVTNSGDGSGVYRNGALQITVAADGSGALSDGSLQIAIATDGSGVYSDGAFEITLDGKGAGTLSDGSLQIAVAGDGSGTYSDGSLQETNNGDGTGTFSDGALHVINRGDGTASFEDGADSGVVRMAPLPPVPDLGKFPPVRSLTPVGKACGTLIRLNSEVLFDFDKATLRPAADKIMDQLAGALKGVNSQVRIEGHTDAKGDDAYNQDLSERRAEAVVTALKQRSVTGALEAAGFGEGRPIAPNTKGGKDYPAGRQLNRRVEIVIPAGS; this is translated from the coding sequence ATGAACCCCGTCCGCCGCAGCCGCAGCCGCGCGGTCGTCGTCCTGGGACTGGCCGCCACCCTCACTGGCGCCCTGTCGGCCTGTGGCACCTCGGACCCGGTGCAGTTCGGGGCGGCACAGCCGGTCGGCGCGACGGCCACGAACGGCGCCGTGGGCGGCAGTGCGTCGAGTCCCGCGGGCGGCAGCGCTCCGAGTGGCACCAGCGCCCTGATCTCGGGCGACATCGACGAGGAGACGGCCGCGCGCATCGCGACGGCGTTTCCGGCCTTCCCGCCGGTCGTGATCCCGGACGTCACGGCGCTCACCGGAGCCTCGAAGAAGTTCACCTCGGCGCTGGCCACCCTGACCACGCCCACATCCGGGGTCACGGTGAGCGGCGCCCGCTGCGACACCACCGGCAAGGTGGTCAACCGGGGCAGCCTCACCGAGATCAACAACGGTGACGGGTCGGGCACCTTCCGGGACGGCTCGCTCGAGGTCACGAATTCCGGCGACGGGTCCGGGGTCTACCGGAACGGGGCGTTGCAGATCACCGTTGCTGCGGATGGCTCGGGTGCCCTCAGCGACGGGTCGCTGCAGATCGCCATCGCGACCGACGGCTCGGGGGTGTACTCCGACGGCGCCTTCGAGATCACGCTGGACGGCAAGGGTGCCGGCACCCTGAGCGACGGATCACTGCAGATCGCCGTGGCCGGTGACGGGTCGGGCACCTACTCCGACGGCTCGCTGCAGGAGACCAACAACGGCGACGGCACGGGCACGTTCTCGGACGGTGCGCTGCACGTGATCAACAGGGGTGACGGCACCGCGAGCTTCGAGGACGGCGCGGACTCCGGCGTGGTGCGCATGGCGCCGTTGCCGCCGGTGCCCGATCTGGGCAAGTTCCCGCCGGTGCGTTCGCTCACCCCGGTGGGCAAGGCCTGCGGCACGTTGATCCGGCTGAACAGTGAGGTGTTGTTCGACTTCGACAAGGCCACGTTGCGTCCGGCCGCCGACAAGATCATGGACCAGTTGGCCGGTGCGTTGAAGGGTGTGAACTCGCAGGTGCGCATCGAGGGTCACACCGACGCCAAGGGGGACGACGCCTACAACCAGGACCTGTCCGAGCGTCGCGCCGAGGCCGTGGTCACCGCGCTGAAGCAGCGATCGGTGACTGGTGCCCTGGAGGCCGCGGGCTTCGGCGAGGGCCGTCCGATTGCCCCGAACACCAAGGGCGGCAAGGACTACCCCGCGGGGCGGCAGCTGAACCGACGCGTCGAGATCGTGATTCCCGCCGGGTCGTGA
- a CDS encoding protein kinase yields the protein MTDGSGPVPGITLLEEIGHGGFATVYRAHQHSVDRLVAVKIDNRRLVDPTDRRRFVREATSAGRLSSHPNILTLYDCGTTDDGRPYLVMEYCPDGSYWSICARHGPRPTQEVADVGAAIADALAAAHAQGILHRDIKPANLLLNQYGSVLLSDFGLATLPRGEPGHSVTLEALTPDYAPPEAFHYVEPSAAADIYSLGCTLYALLCGRAPRADSSGRSPSIPVLLAQHPMPLAPVGVPGSSALMDVIWRATAYEPAQRFASAADLRDALRSVSAGGPAPVPAPAPASGAGPVPAISPAIAQTDWTTGPGVQPSPAAVVPGQRRALTVGLVGLAVLLVAGVGWWGLRRSAGAGTNTAAAPSAAPSAAPSAASNQAVAPVVSGTASAPTARSSTAASAPTTRGATARPSPRATRATPASSPPPRTRTTTAGGGGGGGGAQCYAGLVNISGIQTARGAPCAEPHYWEVYARGILSATTASVDLDVVMADPRVAATCSAAALQRYLGGASPGGFDREVLPPTEASFAAGSKGFTCLAARSGAGEVTGSLRQG from the coding sequence ATGACGGACGGATCGGGGCCCGTCCCGGGGATCACGCTGCTGGAGGAGATCGGCCACGGCGGGTTCGCCACCGTGTACCGGGCTCACCAGCACTCGGTGGACCGGCTGGTCGCGGTGAAGATCGACAACCGTCGACTGGTCGATCCGACCGACCGGCGCCGGTTCGTCCGCGAGGCGACGTCCGCCGGGCGACTCTCGTCCCACCCCAACATCCTCACCCTGTACGACTGCGGCACCACGGACGACGGCCGGCCCTACCTGGTGATGGAGTACTGCCCCGACGGCAGCTACTGGTCGATCTGTGCCCGTCACGGACCTCGGCCGACGCAGGAGGTGGCCGACGTCGGCGCCGCCATCGCCGATGCGCTCGCGGCCGCCCACGCCCAGGGCATCCTGCACCGGGACATCAAGCCGGCCAACCTGCTGCTGAACCAGTACGGCTCGGTGCTGCTGTCGGACTTCGGCCTCGCCACGTTGCCGCGTGGCGAACCCGGGCACTCGGTGACACTCGAGGCCCTGACCCCCGACTACGCGCCACCGGAGGCCTTTCACTACGTCGAGCCCTCGGCAGCGGCCGACATCTACTCGCTCGGCTGCACGTTGTACGCCCTGCTCTGCGGGCGGGCGCCCCGGGCGGACAGCTCGGGCCGCTCGCCCTCGATCCCGGTACTGCTCGCGCAGCACCCGATGCCCCTCGCCCCCGTGGGGGTTCCGGGCTCGTCCGCACTGATGGACGTGATCTGGCGGGCGACCGCTTACGAGCCGGCGCAACGGTTCGCCTCGGCGGCCGACCTGCGCGACGCACTGCGATCGGTGAGCGCCGGAGGGCCTGCCCCGGTCCCGGCCCCGGCCCCGGCCTCCGGCGCCGGCCCGGTCCCCGCCATCAGCCCGGCGATCGCGCAGACCGACTGGACGACGGGTCCCGGCGTGCAGCCCTCGCCCGCGGCCGTCGTCCCGGGCCAACGCCGCGCTCTGACCGTGGGCCTGGTCGGGCTGGCCGTGCTGCTGGTGGCGGGCGTCGGCTGGTGGGGGCTGAGACGTTCCGCGGGCGCCGGGACCAACACCGCCGCCGCGCCATCCGCCGCGCCATCCGCCGCGCCGTCCGCCGCCTCGAACCAGGCCGTGGCTCCGGTGGTGAGCGGCACCGCATCCGCGCCGACGGCGAGGTCCTCGACGGCAGCCTCGGCACCGACGACCAGGGGTGCCACCGCCCGACCCAGCCCACGGGCGACCCGGGCCACACCGGCGAGTTCCCCACCGCCACGAACCCGGACCACGACTGCCGGTGGCGGTGGCGGTGGCGGTGGCGCCCAGTGCTACGCCGGTCTGGTGAACATCAGCGGGATCCAGACCGCACGCGGCGCCCCCTGCGCCGAACCGCACTACTGGGAGGTCTATGCCCGAGGCATCCTCAGTGCCACCACGGCGAGCGTCGACCTGGACGTCGTCATGGCCGACCCCCGGGTCGCCGCCACCTGCTCGGCAGCGGCCCTGCAGCGCTACCTGGGCGGGGCCTCCCCCGGTGGGTTCGACCGCGAGGTGCTGCCGCCGACCGAGGCCTCGTTCGCCGCCGGCTCCAAGGGATTCACCTGCTTGGCCGCGCGCTCGGGCGCCGGCGAGGTGACCGGCTCGCTGCGCCAGGGGTGA
- a CDS encoding TfoX/Sxy family protein, whose amino-acid sequence MAFDPELADRLRMVLHELAPDGVRLTEQRMFGGLGFMLDGHMAVAAASDGGLLLRIDPAQVEALTERPHAQRFAMRGRAMNGWLSIDPAGLDDDDTLRDWVAQGVGYVGGLPPK is encoded by the coding sequence ATGGCCTTCGACCCTGAACTCGCCGACCGGCTGCGGATGGTGCTCCACGAGCTGGCGCCGGACGGCGTCCGACTGACCGAGCAGCGCATGTTCGGTGGCCTGGGATTCATGCTCGACGGGCACATGGCCGTGGCCGCCGCCAGCGACGGGGGACTGCTGCTGCGTATCGACCCGGCCCAGGTCGAGGCCCTCACCGAGCGCCCCCACGCGCAGCGGTTCGCCATGCGCGGCCGGGCGATGAACGGCTGGCTGAGCATCGACCCGGCCGGCCTGGACGACGACGACACCCTGCGCGACTGGGTCGCCCAGGGTGTGGGCTACGTCGGTGGCCTGCCGCCGAAGTGA
- a CDS encoding DUF2277 domain-containing protein yields MCRNIRTLHNFEPPATSQEVLAAATQYVRKVAGTTKPARDNQAVFDEAIAAVAAATQQLLDSLVAHGAPKDREVEATKARARAAQRYATG; encoded by the coding sequence ATGTGCCGCAACATCCGAACCCTGCACAACTTCGAGCCCCCGGCCACCTCACAGGAGGTGCTGGCAGCGGCCACCCAGTACGTACGCAAGGTGGCCGGCACCACCAAGCCGGCACGCGACAACCAGGCGGTCTTCGACGAGGCCATCGCCGCCGTGGCCGCGGCGACCCAGCAGTTGCTGGACAGCCTGGTCGCCCACGGCGCCCCCAAGGACCGCGAGGTCGAGGCGACCAAGGCACGGGCGCGAGCGGCCCAGCGCTACGCGACCGGCTGA